GACATGGCGGTGGCTGGAACCGCTAGAATCACCGCCGGCGTCATGggtgatggtgctgattgGTTGATTATCTTTGTTCGAACGCCGCGCGGCATACTTTTGTGGTTTCAATAGACTAGAGATGATAGGGGTAGAGAAGCAGTAGCAGTAGAGTAGTCTAGTTTGAACCTACATCCATCTGTCCGCCCGGTCCGATTGTGAATGGTGATCGATAGCATACCTAGGGTACTGGGGGCCGCACTGTGTGTAGCAGCAGTTGTTCCAGCAGCCGCGCGAAAACGGATTGTAGCCGCCCTTGAACTTGCCGGTCACCTGCTCATTAGTAGTACGGCCTCGCGATACCAGCACCATGTGAAATCCAGTGAGACCGAAGATCGGGATCGCCAGCAACGTTACGATGGCCATCAGTACCATGCTGCGAGTCCGACACGATGCATACCAAACCAAGAACTTACGTCAGTACATACTCTAATCAAAGCTTTTCGCAACTCAGATAGCTTACGCTACGATCGGCTCTACTTCCGTCAGCTTGTCCTTCTCCTTTTGCAGCACGTACACCAGTGACAGCGAGAAGATGCTTAGCATATGCACCGAGAGCGAGatgagaaagaagaagaagaaccggTAGTTCCGCCGGCCAATACAGTTGTTCACCCACGGACAGTGATGATCGAACGTCTGTGGAATGATGacagaaaaagcgaaaagtcgtaaaaccaaaccaccagGAGCTATCGGATATGCTACTATTGCGGTACCTCGATGCAGTGGTTGCAGACGGAACAGTGCGAGCAACGGGGTGGGCGATAGAATTTGCAGGTGACACACCACTTCATACGCACCGTGATGCCATTGATCTCGGCGTTCTTATAAAGTGGCGCCCGAAACTCGTCCTCACGGTCCTCGTCCGGTGGGGCTGAAAGATGCAAGCGATAGTGAAAGGTTCGCGTCTCTCCCCCTCCCCCTGGCTGCTCACCTTTTGGTATGACACCGGGGTCCATGAACGTGGCGAGCGTAAAGTTAGCGATAACGAAGAATGTGATCACTGCCTGGTACGCCGGCACCCAAGGGTGCCGATGAATGTAGTACTGGCGACATCTGGAACGAAACCGGCAAACGAGTTGCGATTAGACTAGGTTCTTCTGCTGCGGCACATTCGATGGACGGGTGGAGCGCAATGCCTGCCTCCCAAGAATGATCTTCTGGGTGTGCTTTAGCATGACGCGGAAGACTTCCTGACTTGAACCAATAACATGTTGATGTTACAAGTGTTTAGCTTAGGATCGAGTGTGTGTTACTCACGGATACCAGAAGAACAGGAAGGTGGTGCTAAGCAGCAGCGTCCAGGCGAAGGTGGCTGGGATGTATCTAGTTTTTACGTCACATTTCGGCATTTCGGTGCAGGTTCCCGGTGCTGTGCACGGTACACGGTACAAAGACAGCGACGGGGTCAGCTAGCTGTTGATTCGTCGGCGCGTATGGTCAGGATGCTGTGCTACTCTTGTTACTTGTTGCCTACGGCACAGAAGGGGCGCTGGGCGTCAGTCGTGTATTGCGATGATCCGATTCCGTGCCCGGAATACCGGAATGTAAAATTTcgcacccacacccacacaccacCAGTGTGTGGCTTAGCTGCAATACTTATCGGAACCGTATctacgccgtcgtcgtcgtggttgaTTGATTCAGCGTGCAGCGATTGATtgtggtgttttctttttactttccGCGCACCTGGCCGCGACTGGGCCATTAGCAGTGCGAGAGATTAGAAGCCCCCGGCACTTGACTGGGACCCTTCGGACCAGGGGACTACGGGCGTAATTGACTGGGAAGCGATGCACGTTCCAGTGGTCGCCAACTCACCTAAACGCGCACCGTCCGCCGCAACTGTGATGTACTACTACTGGTTCCGGAGGCAAAGGATGCTTCAACCGGGTATGCGTGTGTGGACTTTTCGGTTCCGCACGAAGCTGCCCACGCTTGTTGATGGTCGATTGGCATTACTGGCAGCAGGcctcgtcgttgttgtcgtgGCCGTGCGTTGGGCCGATTCCGTTATCCGGCGTAGCCACAGAAGGGCAACGGGCAGATCGCAACGACGTCGATTTagagcgaaagtgaaccgaAGAAAGCGGCACAGAATCGACGGGCGCAAATTCGCGCGTGCGCTTGCCCTTTCGTCGTGTACACCTAGACCCGACACACACCATCGACCGCAGCCAAAAGGGACACGCAACCAACGCAGGAAGACCCCGGGGGGAGCCTTTCCACCCGTAGCCTGTTGGGGATTCCCGGGTGTGACCACGGACTTCTCCACACTCAGCAGCTTAGGCTCTTCAGGTTGGGACACAGACAGGCTTgttgtgtgtgggtgtgttcacgtgtatgtgtatgtgtgtcatACACCCTTCTCTTTCTTGCTGCACTGATATCGGTAGGACCGTCGGCTCGGTCAAAATGCTTGCGGGTTTGGACGTGCCCTGCTGCCGCCAGAGTTAGACACTTCCAGCTTCCCCACCACTGCGCGATCACCACCCTTCCCTACACCCGCGAACCTAGCGCTCTTGTTGACGCAAATGAAGTTCCAGACTCCCGGAGAAGCTACACCATCGTGGTGGACACCATGGGTCCACCTTCACCACTCTATACCGCTCACTGTGTCAAAAGAAAAGGGTAGACTGGTGCTCCATGCACACTCCACACACGTCACGGCTGAGCAACGATGTTTTTAACCCTTGCTAAATGGTCCTTCGGCTGTGCAGACAGACACACATTGGTCGCCCGAGGAACTTCCGCCAGGGTGGCCAGCAAACTCGCTCGATGGCCAATAGAGCACGCGAACCCTATCGCTGTATTCGTTGTCCCGTGTTCCTTTTCCCGACAATTAGCTCGCCCCTTTTGTCGCGTacgctctgctgctgctgctgcaggtcaCACCACCGCTCAACGctgtccgtcggtcggtcgtcgttcCGCTCTGGTTTGCCACACGGAACACTGGATGTAGCGAGAAAAATTTTAATGGCCGCCACACTGACACGGCCTGCTCCGTATCGGGTGATGATGCGCGCCCCGAGCGGTGAGTGTGTATCGTCGTACGCACCTTCGACGGGCCACTGGACGTGCTTGCTCTCgttcacaccaccaccgaaaggtCGGTTCGGCCGCgctgttccgttcgttcgcccaGCTCGCGCACCACGGCACTCAGGCGCGTACACGCGCTGCTGACAGATGTCGCTCTGCTGCACACGGAACCCCGCGGTCCGATGATCGGGTTGTCTCAAATAAACACCGTTGCAAACTCTGCCTGCAACTTTTAGAATAACAATTACCTCGAAAAATAGACTTATGaacagatggctctacctGTCAATTTGGATTTCCTAGTTTTGCTGtgttggcaacattacctgGTTTTGACATcatttcaggtcgaaaaaaatggtttcaatttgCAACCCATAAAGGGTTTAAAGGGTTAGACCACCATGTCGagttttgtgcctgaaaatgacgtttggcggggattattatttttctgctacctcttgtagaaaactgcttcggaatcacatcaaatgcttgtcgggcacttgtttttagaagatcGTAGCGCTTTAAGTGGtataaaacaattcaaaatggcgattttggtTTAACAAAGATCGGAGCATCGGAGAACTCAATACTCAAGTTCTTAAAACGTGATGAAAACGTCAATTCTGATCGCTACTAACAACAaaagcgaacaacaacaacaacgtccCCGTGCCCNNNNNNNNNNNNNNNNNNNNNNNNNNNNNNNNNNNNNNNNNNNNNNNNNNNNNNNNNNNNNNNNNNNNNNNNNNNNNNNNNNNNNNNNNNNNNNNNNNNNCTCCTCCATCCCattcaaaactgtttcaggatactatcaaatcacttggatggtAGTTGATATCCCCCCCGCTGTATTCTTGGCGCTTTCTGAAtgtaattcattttcaccgatgggacacgtattgactgagcagcacttcgattcctccgaggaagtcgaaattggatgactaattagtttacctaaaaaaagaagaattctttcgtctgcggatccatgatttagcagagagataggagagCGATGACACCTTTCTATTCAACGCCGATCTACCGATTTCTAGCAAATGTTGCCAGAgataaaaagcaaaagtaCGAAACGAATTATTTCAAACATCACAGCAAACCCTCTAGCGACCAGCGCAAGAAGTTCGCGCCATTACAGAGAAATCTCTGGGAACTCTCCGGTATCTCGGGGCAACGTACTCAGCAAGTGCGGTCTGCTGAATGCAGCTACATTCAGCGTGAGAACCGAAACAGCTCGGCTTGCGGCATCATCACAACAAGCTagagcgagcgcgagcgatAGGCGACCGGGCCGTGCCGGAGTGCGTAATCAGGTGTGACGAGCGAGACACACCACGGCGGCGTCCTCGTGCAAGAGTCTGATCGAACCGAGAGCGCTCGCTGTGCGTCGGTGATAGCCCGTCTCGTGAAGCCTCCATCTTTAACTTTACTTCCACACACGCATACCGCAAGAGAGCACGGTGCAAACGTTTTCAAGTGCATACAAAGTTCGCTCGCTGGAGGCCGTATGCCTGTGTCGTTCTACACTCTGTTTCGGTAATGGCCATCGTAGACTGGACCGCCGCGGAACAGGATCGAGTTTAAAAGGCGGCCCACCATCATTGTCCGTTTGGCTGCGTCGTTTTGCAGCGCTGCACCAGAGCTGCCATCGTGGGGGCCTACTCCAGGGGCCAATGATCTAGCGCTGGCTCACACACCGATCAACCATAAACAACGTCTAGCGAAACAAATCGCCCGAACGCTATCAACCGCCGCATTGTGCGGGACAACCATCGATAGTTGCATCCGTGTGACGGGGTCGGTCCCCCAACCCCTCGATTTCTTTCCCGAGTACTGAACTGCGAAGAGCACTGAGTCATTGCGACGCGTAAAGGTAAGATGCAATGGACAACCGCGGAAAGCCCACCCGCAAAGTCCTACCAGGGGTAAAAGAAAGACAGCCTGTGCCCCTAGCCCAGTTCTTTCGGATTAGCAACGCGCTTGGTTCAAATCGCACATCGCACAGGATTCGAACCGTGGGTGTTCAGTACCTTGGATCTGCATAATGCACCTTCGCTTGTCCCTTTCGGACAATCACTTCATACTATCGAtagcatttttctttttgctaaTGCACGTTGCCTAGGTACACGGTAATGCTACTTTTTTCTAATGCTGTGCTAAATTTGCAAATCCGGCCGTCGCTTATCTTTTCCCCTCTGCCATTGTTTTTCGATGCCTGTGCATTTTGCTTTAGTCCATCTGTACACTGCCATTTAACAATTTTCTactctttcttcctctttttaattttttttgtttttaatttctctgCTAAACGACGTTGCTTCTAGGGGGCAAGTAGTAGCTGCTATATACCTCAGCAGTCGTGTCCTTCCTCTTATACCTCAGGAGTCATCTCGTGGCGTAGTCGATCGCTGTTCCGGAGGAATAGCAGTTGGAAGTTGGGCGGCCGTGTGAAGACCTTTTATTTCCAGTAAAGCCCAACGTAGTGCTCGTGGATGGTTGGCGTGACGGTAAAGGAGAAGGGCAGCAGTGGTAGCAGCAGCGGTTCGAATATGTCGCGCAGCGTACGCGCGGAAACGCGCGCTAGCAAGAAGGACGATGTCAAGAAGCTTATGCTGTCGATGGACCGCGTCCGGCACTGGGAAAAAAAGTGGGTCACGATTGGTGAGACGTCGATGAAGATCTACAAATGGGTGCCGATTTCGtcgaacgacaaaaaaaaaccagctTCGTCGGCGGAAGGTGGTGTAGGAGTGGGAGGTGGTGGGGTGGGCGCCACTGGTGGTGGAACATcgctcggcggtggccaggcAATGCTCACCAAAACTGGCATCGGTGGTGTTCCTACCGGAGGCAATGGAAGCGGTGGAGGTGGAACAGCTAGTGGCCCTACGTCTCAGGCGGGCCCGAACGTCGCTAACAACGgtaacagcaacagcaatagcAGTGAAAACAAAGAGAACAGTAGAAAGCCGATCGGAACCGACTCCAACTCGAACTCTAACTTCGGCCTCGCCGAGGACTCCAATACCTGTAAGTACAAGACTAAATTACTGGAGCATTTGGGATGATCTTCAGTGCATAATGGGCCCAACTAGAGAAATGGCACGAAAGGCTCTCATTCACctaaattttcttcatttcaaaacaaattaaattgtagGTTCGAAGCTAATtacgtttttgtgtgtttagaaagccattggccattggcACGCTGGCTTATTGGTAATGTGGCAACCTTAGTGCCCATGTTAAAACTCCGAGAAGTCgttaaaacgaaaaaaggtcGAAATGTCAGAGAGAGTAGATTGTCGCAGACCCGCATTTTCGGTGATTAGCATCGGACGAAGAATTGCAACagtatcttcttcttctttggcactacaaccgctgtgcggtcttggcctgcaccagagacaatgttaatgacaattatccctggtgctatccgtaacagttcgtttttacgggcggggttgttggtcccgcgccaaccccccttctgtcagcgccggtatcgggaatcgaaaccatggccggttgagcgacaaccgatcccgggattcgaaccctggccagctgcgctgacagcgaagagcgttaccgactactctatcagcgggggttgCAACAGTATCTAAGGGACCCTAAAACAGGCttgtgttttaaaacattgcaAACACCACTCGCATCATAACCGATCTATTGCGACATTTCAACGCCGAAAGCAAGGCCATTTATTCCCAAGCAGTTCCGCAGGCAAGTGATAGAAAAACTCCACAGTGCATCACATGCTGGTATCCGTGGCAAGACTAAGATCGTATCTGACAGCTACATTTGGCCTAGTATGCACCGCGACTGCAAACATTTCGTCGAACATTGCATAGCGTCTCAAAAATCAAAGATTCAGCGTCACAACAAAACACCGGTAGGAAGGATCGCCGTACCGGACAACAGATTCGCACATGTGCACATGGATCTTATTAGACCACTACCACCATCCGAAGGCCAACGCTATTGTCTTACTATGATTGACAAATTCACCAGACGACCAGAAGCAGTTCCTATACCCGATATCACTGCTACCACCGTAGCCCGTACATTAGTCAACGGTTAGATCTCACGACATACATATAGCGCTATAGTAGTTTAATTCTCAAGTCGAACTGAAAACTGCACATAATTCTTAATCAGTTTACAACCACAGATGAATGGAGAAATGAAGAGGAATGGAAATGCGAGGTCTCAACGTCATTGTTCTTAAATCCCTCTTTTCAAAATTGTTTATTCACTAGCGAAAGACTATGCTTTACAGCCTGTAGCATTTTCTCACAtacaattattgtttttcctttcggtttttgtaGGTTTTTCTATCGTCAGCGATTCCCAAGGCGCCACGGACTTTGTTTCGAACATGTTCTCGGAAGACTCCAACTCGCAGGGTAGCGACAGTGCATCGAAACGGCTAAAACGGGAATAATTAAATACGACCAGTATACCTAAGAGAAAGTGAGCGATACAGTAGGAGAGGACGAGTTGTACAAGAACAGTACCTACTTCTGTCCTCACACTTGCTACCCTTTCAGACTATGATTGGTCCAAGCCGCCATTCGCTCCTCCACAAAAGGCCTGCAATCATCATACAATCAACAATTCATCAGTGCTGATGATAGGGATTATTCTTATCCCAATAAGGTGATCGGATCTTTCAGCAGTCAAGTTCCATCATATGTGCCTGGAACATCTAAATTTCTAAGGGAATCGATAGGCAACAATACAATCGTCCGGGTTATACTGCGAGACACACGCGATCACCTTATCCCAATTGTACAAAACGTTTGTATTTGAGTGCATGTGTGCTTGTAAGCAGCACGTGTATGTACCTTTTAAGACCACACCTCGCGATCGTGAATCTATGTACAGAGGTGAACTTAatctttttattgctttcttattttatgtattttcaTAATCATTTACTTCTAGACTAACTAGAGAGTGCACCTTCTTATGGATACGCCATTCGGATTTTTGTATGCCTCCCTAGTCTTATCGTTCATTTTGTAATTCCATTTCCACGTTTGTCCTTTAATAATAGAATGCAACGCCGTGATGGCGATAGCACTGATCAAGGTTTAACTATTGTTATGAGACACATGTTTCGAGTGCGATTAGAAGGTTAAGGTTAGCCCATTAACCAGCCAAGAtgatgaaaaaatggaaacaagattgtgaaaaaatggaaaaaaggaacgatgAACCTATTCAAAACCGTTCCCAATACCCGTGTAGACAAGCGTGAATCTTAGTTAAGGATGCTTGCTTAATTTCGTAACTCCCCTTTCACGAGGTGACGGGCGGAATAATCATTATTTATCCACAAAAGATGGGCAGACAGCCCAGCAGTCCTTaagggagcgagaaagagggagaaacAACCAACTGAGTTAAAGAACGACACGGGTTAGCTCCTTCGTGGTTAACCAATTTATCACGTACAGTACGATACGAAGCTAATGTACTACTTATGAATAAACAACACAAGTCTTGGTACACGAACTCGACCCAAGATACGCGAAATAAAGACAGACAAACCTACACAATTTAATGTTGTTATAACTTTAAATGACGGATATAGGTTCCGCTGGTATAAAAGAGTTCGTGGTCATATTTTAATTCTGTGATGGTAAATTTATTTAGTAGAATAGTCGATGTCTCGTCGTTTTCACGCTGGGTTGGATTCCTTAAACCGACGTGACAAGGGGGTTGGCTCGGAGCCAACAACACCATCCGtgaaaacacaacgttacaatAAGCAACATAGATTAACATTCTCCTTTGAAGACCAAGATCGCTCTGCTGTTGTAATTGCCGGATAAGAGTAAGAAATTTGTCAGAGCAAAGTGAAATATGTAACCAACAAAGCCTAAAAACATGAATACGTATTTTTCGTGTACTTTAGTTATATTATGAAAACGGGTTTTGACGTTGTTTATTGTGCATTTTCTTGAATTATATAGCTTTCAGCAGCATTATTACAAgaaaaatttattgaattactTTCACAGACGATATAATAATTACAAGCTCAGATGGTTTACAAGAAAGTATGAACAGTTCTTACAGTCCAAACGaactttgaatattttacggTTGCACTTCTCAAACGATTTTCTCTTATGTCTTTCAAAAAAGACTTGTTTTCTATAAAATTACACAAGCTCAATTTTATTGAGAAACCCTGCATCCGGCCTTCGACCGCGTGGTTATTGGAACGCCTACttttgaaatttaatatttaatttactttatttgcttttgctttcagAGGAAACTATATCATCTAACTGAACACGCccaaaaaattgatttgatttgatgtaACTTTCATTTCCTTGCGCAACTTTGATATTCTCGAAATGGTATTGTTTTAATTCTCTTAGCACACAAAACTGGTTCTGGTCTTAACCCAAAATAGTTCCTGGCTTGGTGTGAGTTGTTCCTCgtctttttatgtttctcatCTTGGGTACATGC
Above is a genomic segment from Anopheles bellator chromosome X, idAnoBellAS_SP24_06.2, whole genome shotgun sequence containing:
- the LOC131213911 gene encoding B-cell CLL/lymphoma 7 protein family member A is translated as MVGVTVKEKGSSGSSSGSNMSRSVRAETRASKKDDVKKLMLSMDRVRHWEKKWVTIGETSMKIYKWVPISSNDKKKPASSAEGGVGVGGGGVGATGGGTSLGGGQAMLTKTGIGGVPTGGNGSGGGGTASGPTSQAGPNVANNGNSNSNSSENKENSRKPIGTDSNSNSNFGLAEDSNTCFSIVSDSQGATDFVSNMFSEDSNSQGSDSASKRLKRE